A region of Saccharococcus thermophilus DNA encodes the following proteins:
- a CDS encoding type II secretion system F family protein, whose product MPQFKYEGRDMKGRWQRGTITSESKRDAVLKLRQKGVRVMEISEAPQTLLNKEITFGKAVKLQDFVIYLRQFATLIRAGVPIVDSTRILASQTESKALKKALIDIEESLRSGNSLSAAAAKHPRIFPPLFVNMVRAGEASGSMDETLERLADHFEKVHRTRQKIVSALAYPTAVAIIAVAVVIFLLVAVVPTFVQMFADFHAELPAITRFILKASEVMQTYWWLVIIAFIAIYVLFSLMKKQKKTKYYLDYVAMRIPIFGKLVQKAALAWMTRTLSSLFSSSVPILQALAIVENVVENEVIAKVMKQARDSLERGGSLAEPMKRHWAFPPLVTQMIAIGEETGSLDAMLAKVADFYEAEVDAGTDRLKSLIEPLMIVMLSGVVGTIVTSIIVPMYDIFNHIQH is encoded by the coding sequence ATGCCTCAATTTAAATATGAAGGCCGGGATATGAAAGGACGATGGCAGCGCGGTACGATTACAAGCGAGTCCAAGCGGGATGCGGTGCTGAAATTGCGGCAAAAAGGCGTAAGAGTCATGGAAATCTCCGAAGCGCCGCAAACGTTATTAAACAAGGAAATTACGTTTGGCAAAGCGGTAAAGCTGCAAGATTTCGTCATTTACTTGCGCCAGTTTGCGACGCTGATCCGCGCGGGTGTACCGATTGTCGATTCGACTCGCATTTTGGCGAGCCAGACGGAAAGCAAAGCGCTTAAAAAAGCGCTCATCGATATTGAAGAATCGCTTCGCTCCGGAAATTCTCTTTCCGCTGCCGCGGCGAAACATCCGCGCATATTTCCACCGCTGTTTGTCAACATGGTAAGGGCAGGAGAAGCAAGCGGCAGCATGGATGAAACGTTGGAGCGGCTCGCCGACCATTTTGAAAAAGTGCATCGCACGCGGCAAAAAATCGTATCGGCTCTGGCTTATCCGACAGCGGTCGCGATCATTGCCGTTGCCGTCGTTATCTTCTTATTAGTCGCTGTCGTCCCAACCTTTGTCCAAATGTTTGCCGATTTCCATGCCGAATTGCCGGCAATCACTAGGTTTATTTTAAAAGCAAGCGAAGTGATGCAAACATACTGGTGGCTCGTCATCATTGCGTTCATAGCGATATATGTCTTGTTTTCATTGATGAAAAAACAAAAGAAAACAAAATATTATCTTGACTACGTCGCAATGCGCATCCCTATTTTCGGAAAGCTCGTGCAAAAGGCGGCGCTGGCGTGGATGACGCGGACGCTAAGCTCGCTGTTTTCCAGCTCTGTTCCGATTTTGCAGGCGCTGGCGATTGTCGAAAATGTTGTCGAAAACGAAGTGATTGCGAAAGTGATGAAGCAGGCGCGCGACTCGCTCGAGCGTGGCGGATCGCTCGCGGAGCCGATGAAGCGGCATTGGGCGTTTCCTCCGCTGGTGACGCAAATGATCGCGATTGGCGAAGAAACGGGGTCGCTAGACGCGATGCTGGCAAAAGTCGCCGATTTTTACGAGGCGGAAGTCGACGCCGGCACCGACCGGCTTAAATCGCTTATCGAACCGCTGATGATCGTGATGCTTTCGGGTGTTGTCGGGACGATTGTCACCTCGATTATCGTGCCGATGTACGATATTTTCAACCATATTCAACATTGA
- a CDS encoding type IV pilus twitching motility protein PilT: MKEKLDALLRAAFEVKASDVHLTVGVPPIFRIHGELKKYGQDVLRPEDTEGMAKAIIPQELWLQFQQKGELDFSYGIPGVSRFRINVFKQRSCISLAIRIIPTKIPTIDELRLPEVIKRIAEKPQGLVLVTGPTGSGKSTTLAAMIDYMNKTMRKHIITLEDPIEYLHKHGGCIIDQREVGFDTNNFANGLRAALRQAPDVILVGEMRDLETIHTAITAAETGHLVLGTLHTASAPATIDRIIDVFPPAQQAQIRIQLASVLVAIIAQRLFPTPQKTGRVAATEILINNAAVANLIRNEKVHQIVNVMQTSRALGMHTLAMSIKELMQAGLIDLEVAEMYLAQERGNEHASI, from the coding sequence ATGAAAGAGAAGCTCGACGCTTTGCTGCGTGCTGCCTTTGAAGTGAAAGCTTCCGATGTTCATTTAACGGTTGGCGTTCCACCGATTTTCCGCATTCATGGCGAATTAAAAAAATATGGACAAGATGTGCTTCGTCCGGAAGATACGGAAGGAATGGCGAAGGCGATCATTCCGCAGGAGCTGTGGCTCCAGTTTCAGCAAAAAGGAGAATTGGATTTTTCCTACGGGATACCAGGCGTTTCCCGCTTCCGTATCAATGTGTTTAAACAGCGGTCATGCATTTCGCTTGCCATCCGGATTATACCGACAAAAATCCCGACGATCGATGAATTAAGGCTTCCGGAAGTGATCAAGCGCATTGCCGAAAAGCCGCAAGGGCTCGTGCTGGTGACTGGACCGACCGGAAGCGGAAAATCGACGACGCTGGCGGCAATGATTGATTATATGAACAAAACGATGCGCAAGCACATTATTACGCTCGAAGACCCGATTGAATATTTGCATAAACACGGCGGCTGCATTATCGATCAACGGGAAGTCGGCTTTGATACAAACAACTTTGCCAACGGCCTGCGCGCCGCGTTGAGACAGGCCCCTGATGTCATTTTAGTTGGAGAAATGCGCGATTTAGAAACGATTCATACGGCGATTACCGCCGCGGAAACCGGGCATCTTGTGCTTGGCACATTGCATACGGCGAGCGCCCCGGCCACGATTGACCGCATCATTGACGTGTTTCCGCCCGCCCAGCAAGCGCAAATCCGCATCCAGCTTGCTTCCGTGCTTGTTGCAATTATCGCGCAGCGCCTTTTTCCAACACCGCAAAAAACGGGGCGGGTAGCGGCGACAGAAATTTTAATCAACAACGCTGCGGTGGCGAACTTAATCCGCAACGAGAAAGTGCATCAAATTGTCAACGTCATGCAGACGAGCCGCGCGCTCGGCATGCATACGCTGGCAATGAGCATAAAAGAGCTGATGCAGGCGGGATTGATCGATCTTGAAGTGGCCGAAATGTATCTTGCACAGGAGCGTGGCAACGAACATGCCTCAATTTAA
- a CDS encoding GspE/PulE family protein produces the protein MKKKQERKRLGDLLVEAGLITEAQLQEALKEKAPGQKLGDALLQLGYITEQQLIEVLEFQLGIPHVSLYRYPIDPKATNLISKEFAKRHMVMPLKIEGDRLLVAMADPMDFFVIDDLRLSTGFHIETAIASKDDILRTINKYYDMDESVEDFLQMAPAPETREEERIPEEDSPIVRLVNQILQLAVEQRASDIHIDPQETKVLIRYRVDGVLRTDRALPKHMQSMLTARIKILANMDITEHRIPQDGRIKMDIDFHPVDLRVSTLPTIYGEKIVMRVLDLGAALNDIHKLGFNQLNLQRFIELIERPTGIVLITGPTGSGKSSTLYAALNHLNSEEVNIITIEDPVEYQIEGINQIQVNPNVGLTFAQGLRSILRQDPNIIMVGEIRDRETAEVAIRASLTGHLVLSTLHTNDALSTITRLIDMGIEPFLVATSLAGVVSQRLVRRVCRDCQEEQEPTKREIEIFARRGMKIDKLIRGRGCPTCNMTGYRGRMAIHELLVMTEEMRRVILNKEPFSKLRELAIKNRMIFLIDDGLLKVKQGLTTLEEVLKVAILS, from the coding sequence ATGAAGAAAAAACAAGAGCGAAAACGGTTGGGCGATTTATTAGTGGAAGCTGGTTTAATTACCGAGGCGCAGCTGCAAGAAGCGTTAAAGGAAAAAGCGCCTGGGCAAAAGCTGGGCGATGCGCTTTTGCAGCTGGGATATATTACGGAGCAGCAGTTAATCGAGGTGCTCGAATTTCAATTAGGCATTCCGCATGTCAGCTTATATCGCTATCCGATCGATCCAAAAGCGACCAACTTGATCTCTAAAGAATTTGCGAAGCGGCATATGGTGATGCCGTTAAAAATTGAGGGCGACCGTCTGCTTGTCGCGATGGCGGACCCGATGGACTTTTTTGTCATTGATGATTTGCGTCTTTCGACAGGATTTCACATTGAAACGGCGATCGCTTCAAAAGACGATATTTTGCGTACGATTAACAAATATTATGACATGGATGAATCTGTCGAAGATTTTTTGCAAATGGCACCGGCGCCGGAGACGAGGGAAGAGGAACGAATTCCCGAAGAGGATTCTCCGATTGTCCGCCTGGTCAATCAAATTTTGCAGCTGGCCGTCGAACAGCGGGCGAGCGATATCCATATTGATCCGCAAGAAACGAAAGTGTTAATCCGCTACCGCGTTGACGGCGTATTGCGGACCGACCGCGCGCTGCCAAAACATATGCAAAGCATGCTGACGGCCAGAATTAAAATTTTAGCCAACATGGATATTACGGAACATCGCATTCCACAAGACGGCCGGATTAAAATGGACATCGATTTTCACCCGGTCGATTTGCGCGTTTCTACATTGCCGACCATCTACGGTGAAAAAATCGTGATGCGCGTGCTCGATTTGGGAGCGGCGCTGAACGATATTCATAAACTTGGCTTTAATCAACTAAACTTGCAGCGGTTTATCGAGCTGATTGAACGGCCGACAGGAATCGTCTTGATTACCGGACCGACCGGGTCGGGAAAATCATCGACGCTCTATGCGGCTCTCAACCATTTAAACAGTGAAGAAGTCAACATTATTACGATCGAAGATCCTGTCGAATACCAGATAGAAGGAATCAATCAAATTCAAGTCAACCCGAACGTTGGCTTGACGTTTGCCCAAGGGTTGCGTTCGATTTTGCGCCAAGACCCGAACATTATTATGGTCGGGGAGATTCGCGACCGCGAGACGGCGGAAGTGGCGATTCGCGCTTCTTTGACTGGCCATTTAGTGCTAAGCACCCTGCATACGAACGATGCTTTAAGCACGATCACCCGCCTCATCGATATGGGAATTGAGCCGTTTTTAGTGGCGACATCGCTCGCTGGGGTTGTTTCGCAGCGGCTCGTTCGCCGTGTCTGCCGCGACTGCCAGGAAGAGCAGGAACCGACAAAGCGGGAAATCGAAATTTTCGCCCGCCGCGGCATGAAAATCGATAAGCTTATTCGCGGCCGCGGCTGTCCAACGTGCAATATGACGGGCTATCGCGGACGGATGGCGATTCACGAGCTCCTTGTCATGACGGAAGAAATGCGGCGCGTCATTTTAAACAAAGAGCCGTTTTCGAAACTGCGCGAGCTTGCCATTAAAAATCGGATGATTTTTTTGATCGATGACGGATTGTTAAAAGTCAAGCAAGGATTAACGACGCTCGAAGAAGTGTTGAAAGTGGCGATTTTAAGTTAA
- a CDS encoding PRC-barrel domain-containing protein, translated as MKNSAQIIGLPIISISDGAQIGKVKTLVINPEKGSLDFLTVEQEDVQLSLKAIPFKKVVGIGEFAVTVENVHDVIDLSEIPIANQLVNKQIRIKNTKAMTRKGQLLGEVTEFFVDEETGEIIGVELRVGDRQAVLPSASILTYGKDILVVSEDAPQSLLDEARSLISRQEGEAAAEDAFDEQTAPEQEEVSAWHSNIEAMVEEAENIEALQALREKQIALLRGKRVTKDIFDKNGNVLIAAGTVLTEEHIQKAQDEGPSVIVDLSMNVEA; from the coding sequence ATGAAAAATAGTGCACAAATCATTGGTCTTCCGATTATTAGCATTTCTGACGGCGCACAAATCGGGAAAGTCAAAACGCTCGTCATTAATCCGGAAAAAGGTTCGCTCGATTTTTTGACCGTGGAGCAAGAAGATGTGCAGCTAAGCTTAAAAGCGATCCCGTTTAAAAAAGTAGTCGGCATCGGCGAATTCGCCGTAACGGTAGAAAATGTTCACGATGTCATTGATTTGTCGGAAATTCCGATTGCCAACCAGCTTGTCAACAAACAAATTCGCATTAAAAATACGAAAGCGATGACGAGAAAAGGACAGCTGCTAGGCGAGGTAACCGAGTTTTTTGTCGATGAAGAAACAGGGGAAATTATTGGCGTCGAATTGCGTGTTGGCGACCGCCAGGCGGTGTTGCCATCTGCATCGATATTGACGTACGGAAAAGATATTTTAGTGGTCAGCGAAGATGCGCCGCAATCTTTGCTTGACGAAGCCCGTTCGCTTATTTCGCGGCAGGAAGGGGAAGCAGCGGCGGAGGATGCTTTTGATGAACAGACAGCTCCTGAACAGGAAGAGGTGTCTGCGTGGCATTCCAATATTGAAGCGATGGTAGAGGAAGCGGAAAACATCGAAGCGCTGCAAGCATTGCGGGAAAAGCAAATTGCCCTTTTAAGAGGAAAGCGGGTTACGAAAGATATTTTCGATAAAAATGGAAACGTGCTGATTGCGGCTGGCACCGTATTGACGGAAGAGCATATTCAAAAAGCGCAGGATGAAGGACCAAGCGTGATTGTCGATCTGTCGATGAACGTGGAAGCATAA
- a CDS encoding type IV pilus modification PilV family protein — MAQKKFPIIHRANGFTLLEVLLSITILSTVAIGMFYFFTNAMKYTTYNQGKTVAINIARGVLAYMERLDFTTLKQYVDKELHDSNMPFVKLNASSCNLPLFEEKQVCEALLRPTINNVTYDETRIHVFLIPYNDKEAWDKLKASPPEEFPASLKEEIRNENIENLDTDLQNYLLKIYVIVRWGDRADESEWVEGVIANETIR; from the coding sequence ATGGCGCAAAAGAAATTTCCTATCATCCACCGCGCGAACGGATTTACGTTGCTCGAAGTGCTATTGTCCATTACGATTTTATCTACCGTCGCGATCGGTATGTTCTATTTCTTTACTAACGCCATGAAATATACGACATATAATCAAGGAAAAACGGTGGCGATCAACATCGCCCGCGGCGTGTTGGCCTATATGGAACGCCTTGATTTTACAACATTAAAACAGTATGTGGATAAGGAACTGCACGATTCCAACATGCCGTTTGTTAAACTAAACGCTTCTAGCTGCAATCTTCCGCTGTTTGAAGAAAAGCAAGTGTGCGAGGCGCTACTCCGCCCCACGATCAATAATGTTACATATGATGAAACTCGCATTCATGTATTTCTTATTCCATATAACGATAAAGAAGCGTGGGACAAGCTGAAAGCATCCCCGCCAGAGGAGTTTCCAGCTTCATTAAAAGAGGAGATTCGCAACGAAAATATCGAAAATCTGGACACGGATTTGCAAAACTATTTGCTAAAAATTTATGTGATCGTGCGCTGGGGCGACCGAGCCGATGAGTCGGAATGGGTAGAAGGGGTCATTGCTAATGAGACGATACGTTAA
- a CDS encoding PulJ/GspJ family protein: MRRYVNNSNGLSLVELLAAITISSFILVSIYGVFFSGLNAYKRIYIENELRSEADYLVATIMNRLYQFSPDGLNMEETTNQQLQFVTDRQKVINPSVGMVEEQKTSGETLTVSLQQDTVLLNGEQLSSAHLKIVSSQSELSYRCAKQEENICRSGVVTIMLTVQDRDHDDPNDLLYIKPFTLKTEFGF; this comes from the coding sequence ATGAGACGATACGTTAATAATTCAAACGGACTATCTCTTGTCGAACTGTTAGCCGCCATTACCATTTCTTCCTTTATCCTCGTCTCTATTTATGGCGTGTTTTTCAGCGGATTGAATGCGTATAAGCGAATTTATATCGAAAATGAGCTGCGCAGCGAAGCTGATTATCTCGTGGCGACGATTATGAATAGACTGTATCAATTTTCTCCCGATGGCCTCAACATGGAAGAAACAACGAATCAGCAGCTGCAGTTTGTAACCGATCGCCAAAAAGTGATTAATCCGTCCGTCGGCATGGTCGAAGAGCAAAAAACGAGCGGTGAAACGCTCACTGTTTCTTTGCAGCAGGATACAGTGCTGCTCAATGGAGAACAGCTTTCGTCCGCGCATTTAAAAATTGTTTCCAGCCAGTCCGAGCTTTCATATCGCTGTGCGAAACAAGAAGAAAATATTTGCCGAAGCGGCGTCGTTACCATTATGCTTACCGTCCAAGACCGAGATCACGACGATCCAAACGATTTGCTGTATATCAAACCGTTTACATTAAAAACCGAATTCGGATTTTAA